In Puntigrus tetrazona isolate hp1 chromosome 18, ASM1883169v1, whole genome shotgun sequence, one genomic interval encodes:
- the dut gene encoding deoxyuridine 5'-triphosphate nucleotidohydrolase, mitochondrial isoform X3: MDVTDAVSPQKRSKSDAVNGHEELNVLRFAKLTEHATTPSRGSSRAAGFDLYSAYDYSIGPMEKALVKTDIQIAVPHGHYGRVAPRSGLAVKHFIDVGAGVVDEDYRGNLGVVLFNFNKEPFEVKKGDRVAQLICERICYPELQEMKTLDETERGAGGFGSTGTS, encoded by the exons ATGGACG TTACAGACGCGGTTTCTCCGCAGAAGAGAAGCAAGAGCGACGCGGTGAACGGACACGAAGAACTAAACGTGCTCCGCTTCGCGAAGCTGACGGAACACGCCACGACACCGAGCCGGGGATCGAGCCGGGCCGCGGGCTTCGACCTGTACAG tgcgTATGACTACAGCATCGGGCCGATGGAGAAAGCTCTGGTGAAGACGGACATCCAGATCGCGGTTCCTCACGGACACTACGGCCGAGTCG CTCCTCGCTCGGGGCTCGCCGTCAAGCACTTCATCGATGTTGGCG ctgGCGTTGTGGACGAGGACTACAGGGGCAATCTGGGAGTCGTGCTCTTCAACTTCAACAAGGAGCCGTTTGAAG TGAAGAAAGGAGACCGCGTGGCTCAGCTGATCTGTGAGAGGATCTGTTATCCAGAGCTGCAGGAGATGAAG ACGCTGGACGAGACGGAGCGAGGAGCGGGAGGATTCGGCTCCACCGGCACCAGCTGA
- the dut gene encoding deoxyuridine 5'-triphosphate nucleotidohydrolase, mitochondrial isoform X4 has product MDDAVSPQKRSKSDAVNGHEELNVLRFAKLTEHATTPSRGSSRAAGFDLYSAYDYSIGPMEKALVKTDIQIAVPHGHYGRVAPRSGLAVKHFIDVGAGVVDEDYRGNLGVVLFNFNKEPFEVKKGDRVAQLICERICYPELQEMKTLDETERGAGGFGSTGTS; this is encoded by the exons ATGGACG ACGCGGTTTCTCCGCAGAAGAGAAGCAAGAGCGACGCGGTGAACGGACACGAAGAACTAAACGTGCTCCGCTTCGCGAAGCTGACGGAACACGCCACGACACCGAGCCGGGGATCGAGCCGGGCCGCGGGCTTCGACCTGTACAG tgcgTATGACTACAGCATCGGGCCGATGGAGAAAGCTCTGGTGAAGACGGACATCCAGATCGCGGTTCCTCACGGACACTACGGCCGAGTCG CTCCTCGCTCGGGGCTCGCCGTCAAGCACTTCATCGATGTTGGCG ctgGCGTTGTGGACGAGGACTACAGGGGCAATCTGGGAGTCGTGCTCTTCAACTTCAACAAGGAGCCGTTTGAAG TGAAGAAAGGAGACCGCGTGGCTCAGCTGATCTGTGAGAGGATCTGTTATCCAGAGCTGCAGGAGATGAAG ACGCTGGACGAGACGGAGCGAGGAGCGGGAGGATTCGGCTCCACCGGCACCAGCTGA
- the dut gene encoding deoxyuridine 5'-triphosphate nucleotidohydrolase, mitochondrial isoform X1 — protein sequence MSVRRVSVAAVRGLNGSGVGRGAGVTDAVSPQKRSKSDAVNGHEELNVLRFAKLTEHATTPSRGSSRAAGFDLYSAYDYSIGPMEKALVKTDIQIAVPHGHYGRVAPRSGLAVKHFIDVGAGVVDEDYRGNLGVVLFNFNKEPFEVKKGDRVAQLICERICYPELQEMKTLDETERGAGGFGSTGTS from the exons ATGTCGGTTCGGCGCGTTTCTGTGGCTGCCGTTCGCGGTTTGAACGGATCCGGTGTCGGTCGCGGCGCTGGAG TTACAGACGCGGTTTCTCCGCAGAAGAGAAGCAAGAGCGACGCGGTGAACGGACACGAAGAACTAAACGTGCTCCGCTTCGCGAAGCTGACGGAACACGCCACGACACCGAGCCGGGGATCGAGCCGGGCCGCGGGCTTCGACCTGTACAG tgcgTATGACTACAGCATCGGGCCGATGGAGAAAGCTCTGGTGAAGACGGACATCCAGATCGCGGTTCCTCACGGACACTACGGCCGAGTCG CTCCTCGCTCGGGGCTCGCCGTCAAGCACTTCATCGATGTTGGCG ctgGCGTTGTGGACGAGGACTACAGGGGCAATCTGGGAGTCGTGCTCTTCAACTTCAACAAGGAGCCGTTTGAAG TGAAGAAAGGAGACCGCGTGGCTCAGCTGATCTGTGAGAGGATCTGTTATCCAGAGCTGCAGGAGATGAAG ACGCTGGACGAGACGGAGCGAGGAGCGGGAGGATTCGGCTCCACCGGCACCAGCTGA
- the dut gene encoding deoxyuridine 5'-triphosphate nucleotidohydrolase, mitochondrial isoform X2, whose protein sequence is MSVRRVSVAAVRGLNGSGVGRGAGDAVSPQKRSKSDAVNGHEELNVLRFAKLTEHATTPSRGSSRAAGFDLYSAYDYSIGPMEKALVKTDIQIAVPHGHYGRVAPRSGLAVKHFIDVGAGVVDEDYRGNLGVVLFNFNKEPFEVKKGDRVAQLICERICYPELQEMKTLDETERGAGGFGSTGTS, encoded by the exons ATGTCGGTTCGGCGCGTTTCTGTGGCTGCCGTTCGCGGTTTGAACGGATCCGGTGTCGGTCGCGGCGCTGGAG ACGCGGTTTCTCCGCAGAAGAGAAGCAAGAGCGACGCGGTGAACGGACACGAAGAACTAAACGTGCTCCGCTTCGCGAAGCTGACGGAACACGCCACGACACCGAGCCGGGGATCGAGCCGGGCCGCGGGCTTCGACCTGTACAG tgcgTATGACTACAGCATCGGGCCGATGGAGAAAGCTCTGGTGAAGACGGACATCCAGATCGCGGTTCCTCACGGACACTACGGCCGAGTCG CTCCTCGCTCGGGGCTCGCCGTCAAGCACTTCATCGATGTTGGCG ctgGCGTTGTGGACGAGGACTACAGGGGCAATCTGGGAGTCGTGCTCTTCAACTTCAACAAGGAGCCGTTTGAAG TGAAGAAAGGAGACCGCGTGGCTCAGCTGATCTGTGAGAGGATCTGTTATCCAGAGCTGCAGGAGATGAAG ACGCTGGACGAGACGGAGCGAGGAGCGGGAGGATTCGGCTCCACCGGCACCAGCTGA
- the slc12a1 gene encoding solute carrier family 12 member 1, producing MERERFYPHQEHLEDGPIGFHLFHGYIKSRINTSTKHRGLILKHLNHLWPKERDLTWKLKGAQTTVACLLMENTGFERSKDDPPQYEETSFCGNGFNNGERQAVRASVVSAFGHNTLDRVPNVDFYRNAASISGQRAVRPSLQELHDVFQKNGGLDIPSPVEDREGADTSTLGDVESIIPLDEKDTGGVVKFGWIKGVLVRCMLNIWGVMLFIRLSWVFGQAGIGLGIVVVLLSIVVTSVTCLSMSAICTNGVVRGGGAYYLISRSLGPEFGGSIGLIFAFANAVAVAMYVVGFAETVVELLKESNALIVDPVNDIRIIGCITVVLLMGITVAGMEWEAKAQVALLVILLIAIANVFVGTVIPSTQDKRSKGFFNYRESIAKENFLPDFRDGETFFSVFAIFFPAATGILAGANISGDLKDPQAALPKGTLLAIFITGMTYLGIALVVSVTVVRDATGNRNDTIKLGSSCNFSSACEMGYDFSICQTTKCNYGLMNNFQVMTLVSGFGPLITAGTFSATLSSALASLVSAPKVFQALCKDNIYKALKFFAKGHGKNNEPIRGYVLTFFIAVAFILIAELNTIAPIISNFFLASYALINFSCFHASYAKSPGWRPAYKYYNMWLSLFGAVLCCAVMFVINWWAALLTYGIELFLYIYVTVKKPDVNWGSSTQAVTFINAVNNALTLSLVDEHIKNFRPKCLVMTGSPRSRPALLDLAHSFTKNYGLCLTCEVFLGARDKNLQDMSAAVQQNQQWLNKQKRKAFYTPVTGENLQRGAEALMQASGLGRMKPNTVMLGFKRDWRIAKTQEVQSYMGILHDAFDFEHGIVVLRINQGMDISHILKAEEEMERMIMEQQALEMEENDFQPHGGKGFFNRSKKNSKKQLTRKVSLDVPQTSDLAKMNQRLVEASSQFKKKQSKGTIDVWWLFDDGGLTLLLPHILTTRKKWKDCKLRIFIAGRPERIEQDKQEMQELLKKFRIKCADITVIADINVRPSAESWKLFEDMIEPFRMHEGSKETWQVEALRKEHPWKITDAELDAFEEKTMMQVRLNELLQESSRAAKLVLVSLPIARKSSISDHLYMAWLDALTKNLPPTLLIRGNHQSVLTFYS from the exons ATGGAGCGAGAACGTTTTTACCCCCATCAGGAGCATCTAGAGGATGGACCAATCGGCTTCCATCTGTTCCACGGCTATATAAAGTCTCGCATAAACACATCAACTAAACACAGGGGTCTGATTCTCAAACATCTCAACCACTTGTGGCCCAAAGAAAGAGACCTGACCTGGAAGCTCAAAGGAGCTCAAACTACTGTAGCCTGCCTTCTGATGGAGAATACCGGGTTCGAGAGATCTAAAGACGACCCTCCACAGTACGAGGAGACGTCTTTTTGTGGCAATGGGTTCAATAACGGAGAGCGGCAGGCCGTGCGGGCATCTGTGGTCAGCGCTTTCGGCCACAACACCCTGGACCGGGTGCCAAACGTTGACTTTTATCGTAACGCGGCGAGCATCAGCGGACAGAGAGCCGTCAGACCTTCTCTACAGGAGCTGCACGATGTCTTCCAGAAG AACGGAGGCCTTGATATTCCCAGTCCGGTGGAGGACAGAGAGGGAGCAGACACCTCGACGCTGGGCGATGTGGAGTCCATCATCCCGCTGGACGAGAAGGACACGGGAGGAGTGGTGAAATTTGGATGGATCAAAGGAGTTCTG gtgagATGCATGCTGAATATCTGGGGTGTCATGCTGTTCATACGGCTGTCATGGGTGTTCGGACAAGCCGGAATAG GTTTGGGGATCGTGGTCGTGTTGTTGAGCATCGTGGTGACCAGCGTGACCTGTCTGTCCATGTCAGCTATATGCACCAACGGCGTGGTACGAGGAG GTGGAGCGTATTATCTGATTTCCCGCAGTCTGGGGCCTGAATTCGGCGGCTCCATCGGTCTGATCTTCGCGTTCGCCAACGCTGTGGCCGTGGCCATGTATGTCGTGGGGTTTGCTGAAACCGTGGTGGAGCTTCTCAAG GAAAGCAACGCTCTGATAGTGGATCCGGTGAATGACATCCGGATCATCGGCTGTATAACGGTGGTTCTGCTGATGGGCATCACTGTGGCGGGAATGGAGTGGGAGGCCAAG GCTCAGGTCGCTCTGCTGGTGATCCTGCTGATAGCCATCGCCAACGTCTTCGTGGGAACAGTGATTCCCTCCACACAAGACAAGCGCTCCAAAGGCTTCTTTAACTATCGAG AATCCATCGCGAAGGAAAACTTTCTACCGGACTTCCGAGATGGAGAAACGTTCTTCTCAGTTTTTGCCATCTTCTTCCCGGCGGCCACCGGGATTCTGGCCGGAGCCAATATCTCTGGAGATCTGAAG GACCCTCAGGCAGCTCTTCCCAAAGGAACGCTGCTGGCCATCTTCATCACGGGGATGACGTACCTGGGCATCGCTCTGGTTGTCT CTGTGACGGTGGTTCGAGACGCGACGGGGAACCGCAACGACACCATCAAACTGGGCTCCAGCTGTAACTTCTCCTCGGCCTGTGAGATGGGCTACGACTTCTCCATCTGCCAAACCACCAAATGCAACTACGGCCTCATGAACAACTTCCAG GTGATGACCCTGGTGTCGGGGTTCGGACCTCTCATCACAGCGGGGACGTTCTCAGCCACGCTTTCTTCAGCTCTCGCGTCTCTAGTGAGCGCGCCCAAAGTCTTCCAG GCTCTATGCAAGGACAACATCTACAAAGCCCTCAAGTTCTTCGCCAAAGGTCACGGGAAGAACAACGAGCCAATCAGAGGATACGTCCTGACCTTCTTCATCGCTGTAGCATTCATCCTCATCG CTGAGCTCAACACCATCGCTCCCATCATCTCCAACTTCTTCCTGGCTTCATACGCCCTCATCAACTTTTCCTGCTTCCATGCTTCATACGCCAAATCCCCAG GCTGGAGGCCGGCGTATAAGTACTATAACATGTGGCTGTCTCTGTTCGGAGCCGTTCTCTGCTGTGCCGTGATGTTCGTGATTAACTGGTGGGCGGCGCTGCTCACCTACGGCATCGAGCTCTTCCTCTATATTTACGTTACAGTGAAAAAGCCAG ATGTGAACTGGGGTTCGTCCACTCAAGCCGTGACGTTCATAAATGCTGTGAACAACGCTCTGACTTTATCTTTGGTGGATGAACACATCAAGAACTTCAG GCCCAAGTGTCTGGTGATGACGGGATCTCCCAGAAGCAGACCGGCGCTGCTAGACTTGGCACATTCGTTCACGAAGAATTACGGGCTGTGTCTGACTTGTGAGGTGTTTTTG GGTGCGCGTGATAAGAATCTGCAGGACATGAGCGCTGCCGTACAGCAGAACCAGCAGTGGCTGAACAAGCAGAAACGCAAAGCCTTTTACACACCGGTCACCGGCGAGAACCTGCAGAGAGGAGCTGAAGCACTGATGCAG gcGTCAGGACTCGGCAGGATGAAGCCAAACACAGTGATGTTGGGATTCAAGCGTGATTGGAGAATCGCCAAAACACAGGAAGTTCAAAGCTACATGGGAATTCTGCA CGATGCGTTTGATTTCGAGCATGGGATTGTGGTCCTGAGAATCAATCAGGGGATGGACATCTCTCACATCCTCAAAGCAGAAG AGGAGATGGAGCGCATGATCATGGAGCAGCAGGCTCTGGAGATGGAGGAGAACGACTTTCAGCCCCACGGAGGAAAAGGCTTCTTCAACAGGTCCAAGAAAAACTCCAAAAAGCAGCTGACCAGAAAAG TTTCTCTGGACGTTCCTCAGACTTCAGATCTGGCCAAGATGAACCAGCGTCTGGTGGAGGCCAGCAGCCAGTTCAAGAAGAAACAGAGCAAAGGAACGATTGACGTTTGGTGGCTGTTTGATGACGGAG gTCTCACGCTTCTCCTGCCTCATATCCTGACCACGAGGAAGAAGTGGAAGGACTGCAAGCTCAGGATCTTCATCGCCGGGCGGCCGGAGCGCATCGAACAGGACAAACAGGA AATGCAGGAACTCCTGAAGAAGTTCAGGATCAAATGCGCCGACATCACAGTGATCGCAGACATCAACGTCAGGCCCAGCGCAGAGAG CTGGAAACTGTTCGAGGACATGATCGAGCCGTTCCGGATGCACGAGGGTTCAAAGGAGACGTGGCAGGTTGAAGCTCTGAGGAAAGAGCATCCCTGGAAGATCACAGACGCCGAGCTGGACGCCTTTGAGGAGAAG ACGATGATGCAGGTGCGTCTCAATGAGCTTCTTCAGGAGAGCTCCAGAGCAGCCAAACTCGTCCTGGT gaGCTTGCCCATCGCTCGTAAAAGCTCCATCTCTGATCATCTGTACATGGCCTGGCTGGATGCGCTCACCAAAAACCTACCGCCAACCCTCCTGATTCGAGGAAACCATCAGAGCGTGCTGACCTTCTACTCCTGA
- the ctxn2 gene encoding cortexin-2 — MCSVHYNHSLTAMSGSDIMAYSLSLEQKTAFAFVGMLLVFLGLLIVRCFRILLDPYSSMPSSSWGDGLEGLEKGTFEYALT; from the coding sequence ATGTGTAGCGTTCACTATAACCACAGCCTCACGGCCATGAGTGGGAGTGACATCATGGCCTATTCTCTGAGCCTGGAGCAGAAGACGGCGTTTGCGTTCGTTGGGATGTTGCTGGTGTTTCTCGGCCTGTTGATTGTCAGGTGTTTCCGGATCCTGCTGGACCCCTACAGTAGCATGCCGTCATCCAGCTGGGGCGACGGACTGGAGGGCCTGGAAAAAGGGACGTTTGAATACGCTCTTACCTGA